GGAATGGACGGTCATGGACGACGACGGAAAGGTGTCTCCGGTGCGCTCCATCGACCCCCGGAAGGTACAGTTGCTTCAGCCGGAAGGCCTGGGGAGAGAGGTGTTCATCGACTACCTCCGCATCCTGAACCGTCGGGACAGCATGCTTGGATACGCATACTTCCTTGTTGACGACTACGGTTACGAGGATCCCCTGGCCAACACTTACTACGGGGCCATGGCCGCCGCGGCCCTGGACCTCCTGTGGCGTTCCTCGCTCATCGCCCATATGCGCGGCGGGAAACTGGACCGAGAAGGAATGATCGAAGGCATCATCTCCTTCGACATGGACAGGCTGGACGCTCCCACGATAGGCGCGTTCATCTAGCCCCCTGAGCTAGTAACCTTAAAATAGTCCCCGGATTATGGGGCACTTTGGTGGCTGTAACATGCAGAAACCTCTGACCGTTCTGAACCAGGCGATCAACCGTCCCGTGATCGTCGAGCTAAAGGCTAACAGGGAATACCGGGGCATCCTCGATGGATACGACCCTCACATGAACCTGGTCCTGAAGAACGCGGAAGAGCTCATCAACAACGAAGTGGTGAGAAAGCTCGATGTTACCATCGTGCGCGGGGACAACGTCATTTACATTTCACCGTAAGGAGATGAAAACATGGGAAAGGGCACTCCGTCAATGGGTAAGAGGTCAAGTGGCAAATCGCATATTCCCTGCCGCCGCTGCGGAAGGAGCGCTTACAATATGCAGAAGGGCGTCTGTGCGTCCTGTGGATATGGTAAGTCCCCGAGGTTGAGGTCCTATTCCTGGGCTAAGCAGCACTAACTCCATGAACGATGACATGGACGACAGGCCCAAGCATTACTGCGGGGTCGTCGCCATGGCCTACGACACCCTCGTAGCTCCGGACCTGAAAAGATCGTTACGTATTATCCAGCACCGTGGTCAGGAGGCGGCGGGCATTGTCGTTAATGATGCCGGGAAGACCTCCTATGTCCGGGGCGAGGGCCTCGTGCATGAGGTCCTGGCGGGCAAGGAGTTCGATTCTCTTAAAGGGAACATAGGTATCGGCCACGTTCGGTACGCCACCACTGGTTCCTCCTGCTCTCAGAACGCGCAGCCCATCGTCGTCACCTCCCAGGTCGGGGACGTGGCGCTGGGACACAACGGCGATATTGTGAACGCAGAGAAGCTGCGCTCGAAGCTCCAGGAGACCGGGTGGGCGTTCCTGACGACCACGGACTCGGAGATAATCGTGCGGTTGCTGGCCAATGAGCTGCGCCAGACATCGGACGCCATCAAGGCCATCCGTGCCACCATGAAGATGCTGGAGGGCGCGTACTCCCTGGTCATCATGATAGGCAACCGTATCTATGGCGTAAGGGACCCCCTGGGATTCCGTCCCTTGTGCCTGGGAAAGCTTCCACACGGCTACTGCATCGCGTCCGAGTCTGCTATATTCAGCATCCTCCAGGGAGATTTCATCAGAGACGTGCTCCCCGGAGAGATCATCGAGCTCACCAAGGATGGGTTCACCTCCTCCAAGATGGTCACCGTGCCGCCTCACACGGCCCACTGCATGTTCGAGTGGGTGTACTTCGCCCGTCCCGACTCCGTGATCGACGGAAGGGAGGTGTACGCGGTCCGCAAGCGTATCGGCATGACCCTGGCCAAGGAGCAGCCGGCCGAGGCGGACGTGGTCATACCTGTTCCCGACTCCGGTCGCGCGCATGCCCTGGGCTACTCCCTGGCCTCCGGCATCCCCTACGACGAGGGGCTGATGAAGAACCGCTATGTCGAGAGGACGTTCATCATGCCCGAGCAGTCACAGAGGGAGGAGGGAGTGAGCATCAAGCTCAACCCCATCACATCCACCATCTATGGCAAGAGGGTCGTGGTGGTGGACGACTCCATCGTGCGTGGGACCACCCTGCGAAAGATCGTGCAGATCCTGCGTAGGGGCGGTGCTAAGGAGGTCCATGTCCGCATCGGATGCCCTCCGGTCCGCGCCCCCTGCTATTACGGCATTGATATGAAGACCCGCGTCCAGTTCATTGCCACCGGGAAGACGGTCCAGCAGATAGGTGAGTATCTCACTGCCGACAGCCTCGGATACCTCTCGTTGAACGGCCTCGAGGAGGCCCTGGCCATGCCGGACAACGATCTCTGCCTGGCATGCCTTAATGCGGAGTATCCCACGCAGGTTCCGGGGGAGCGCATGCGCTTCCAGCAGCGTCTAGACGTGTAGTTCGCGGGACGCTTTTTTACCGTAGGGGCAGGCGTACAGGCACATCCCGCACACAGGCACCTTGCCCTGCGCCTTCATGTCTAAGAAGTACCTCTCGCAGGCTCGGGCATCATACCTCATCTCCCGCGGCTCTCCGGGGACGAAGTTACGGCCTGTGAAGGCGTGGATGGGGCAGGCGTCCACGCACTCACGGCAGTCCCCACATCGCTGTTCCAGGGGCTCCCCCGTCGCCGGCAGGGGCGCGTCCGTTAGCACCGTGGTAAACCGCACTCGTGGGCCTGACTGAGTTGTCACCAATAGGCAGCTCTTGCCGATCCATCCGAGGCCGGCCGCATGGGCCGCAAGCTTGTGGGAGAACACCGCGCAGATGCGCTCATCTTCCACTCTCTCGGAGGCCGGTATGGGATATGCCCTGAAGCCGGCATCCTGCAGCGCGGAGGCGACGCGGGAGGCGATTGCATCAAGGCGCAGGTTCACGACCTCATAGGCGTGGGTATGGTAGGCCACCGCCACCGCCGACCGGTCCCTTTCCGGCAGGCGGTCTACTATGGGGTGCATGAGCTTGACGCCGATGGAGACCGCCCTGGGATATCCGGATACCTCCTCACCGCCCTGCCTCATGACCTCCTCTTTGACCGCGGTGAGGTCCGCCACACCATAGATGTCCCCGCCCAGCCGGCGCACCAGCCTCGGCATCTTCTCATGAAGCTCCATGTCTCAGGAGATTGGAGGGGACGCCCATAAACCATTCTCCATGCTAGGATTAGAACACGTCTGGTTCCGGATGAAAAACTTTAATTAGAGGCATCTGCTTGCCAGGTTACACCGGGCAGGTAGATCAGTTGGAAGATCGCTACCTTGGCATGGTAGAGGCCGGGGGTTCAAATCCCCCCCTGTCCACTTTTTATCATCCAACCTCAATTATACTGCCATCAATATGACCGGATGGTCATTCAGTCTGAGTTAATTTGATTTACCATCATCCTTCCTTTTCTGGTCCTCATTGTTGTTCATCAGGGATTTCAGCTCATAATATTCTTCTTTCGTTATCTCTCCTATGACCAACCTCATATCCAAAATCTCTGATGCTGATCCTTCTTTATTTGACCCTTCTTTCTTAGGATCCAACAGAAGACTATCTATCGATATTCTTAATGGGGCAGCAACAACTAACAATATCCAATATAAACCAATCCCTACAATGAGCCAACCAATGAAACTAATATCATAAGGTTTGTTGGCATTCAGTGCAGCAGCTAGGAGTGCTATGGAGAGGCCGATTACCGCCACCAATGCCCCGA
Above is a window of Methanomassiliicoccus sp. DNA encoding:
- a CDS encoding small nuclear ribonucleoprotein (Enables 3` processing of polyadenylated mRNAs and tRNA precursors); protein product: MQKPLTVLNQAINRPVIVELKANREYRGILDGYDPHMNLVLKNAEELINNEVVRKLDVTIVRGDNVIYISP
- a CDS encoding 50S ribosomal protein L37e, with the protein product MGKGTPSMGKRSSGKSHIPCRRCGRSAYNMQKGVCASCGYGKSPRLRSYSWAKQH
- the purF gene encoding amidophosphoribosyltransferase encodes the protein MNDDMDDRPKHYCGVVAMAYDTLVAPDLKRSLRIIQHRGQEAAGIVVNDAGKTSYVRGEGLVHEVLAGKEFDSLKGNIGIGHVRYATTGSSCSQNAQPIVVTSQVGDVALGHNGDIVNAEKLRSKLQETGWAFLTTTDSEIIVRLLANELRQTSDAIKAIRATMKMLEGAYSLVIMIGNRIYGVRDPLGFRPLCLGKLPHGYCIASESAIFSILQGDFIRDVLPGEIIELTKDGFTSSKMVTVPPHTAHCMFEWVYFARPDSVIDGREVYAVRKRIGMTLAKEQPAEADVVIPVPDSGRAHALGYSLASGIPYDEGLMKNRYVERTFIMPEQSQREEGVSIKLNPITSTIYGKRVVVVDDSIVRGTTLRKIVQILRRGGAKEVHVRIGCPPVRAPCYYGIDMKTRVQFIATGKTVQQIGEYLTADSLGYLSLNGLEEALAMPDNDLCLACLNAEYPTQVPGERMRFQQRLDV
- a CDS encoding epoxyqueuosine reductase; the protein is MELHEKMPRLVRRLGGDIYGVADLTAVKEEVMRQGGEEVSGYPRAVSIGVKLMHPIVDRLPERDRSAVAVAYHTHAYEVVNLRLDAIASRVASALQDAGFRAYPIPASERVEDERICAVFSHKLAAHAAGLGWIGKSCLLVTTQSGPRVRFTTVLTDAPLPATGEPLEQRCGDCRECVDACPIHAFTGRNFVPGEPREMRYDARACERYFLDMKAQGKVPVCGMCLYACPYGKKASRELHV